The region ggggatgtttttcagcggcagggactgggagactagtcaggatcaaaggaaagatgaacagagcaatgtacagagaaacccttgatgaaaacctgctccagagcactcaggatctcagactggggtgaaggttcaccttccaacaggacaacgagcctaagcacacagccaagacaacgcaggagtggcttcgggacacgtctctaaatgtcctcgagtggcccagccagagcccggacttgaaaccaatcggaaatctctggagagacctgaaaatagctgttcagcaacactccccatccaacctgacagagcttgagaggatctgcagagaagaatgggagaaattccccaaatataggtgttccaagcttgtagcatcatacccaagaagacccaagGTTGTAATcggtgccaaaggtgcttcaacaaagtcctgagtaaagagtctgaatatttatgtaaatgttatatatttttttattttaaaaatgtgctaaaatttctaaaaaaactgtttttgctttgtcttcatgggtattgtgtgtagattgatgaggggaaaaaacgattttgatcaattttagaataaggttgtaacctaacaaaatgtggaaaaagtcaaggggtctgaatactttatgaaggcactgtacatccgtTATCAATATACAGTAAATAGTATAGTttagtattgtatagtatagaGGTTGTATAGTATATTGTATAGTTTAGTATAACTACTGTTCATAGTTTTACTCTAGATTTTAGAAGAGGACAAACATGCAGTTTTACACCTCTTGTTCATATAGAATCATATCAAACAtgcaaataataacaataatcaaAGGAATGTTATTTCGTTTTGCTGTTAGCATCAATGCTAACTGGCAAGGTACTGCTAATCAACTGTCACTGTTGTACAATAAGACTTTTAATACTGCCCTCCAAAGGCAAAACGCACTAACTACATTTATTTTCTTACTGCGAAATCTGGCTTCAGTTCTTTTTCTGTCTAGACAGCCAGTCTAGACAGCCATTTCTGACACACCATGATATATTCTGTCTTGTTCTTGTGTCAGGAGAACGACATACAACATTATTCAGATAATATAACTGACCATTACAACAGAGCCTTTGTCCGGCAGACTACAGTAAACAGGTTTTATTTTccactggaaatgtgattttttattttaggaatattATAAAATCGTTGCTTTGCCTTTCAAGCTTTTACTCCTTATTTGAACCAACCCTATTATCTGTCACCCTGTATCTGTCACCCTATTATCTGTCACCCTGTATCTGTCACCCTATTATCTGTCACCCTGTATCTGTCACCCTTTATCTGTCACCCTAATATCCGTCACCCTTTATCTGTCACCCTGTATCTGTCACCCTATTATCCGTCACCCTGTATCTGTCACCCTATTATCTGTCACCCTGTATCCGTCACCCTGTATCTGTCACCCTATTATCCGTCACCCTGTATCTGTCACCCTATTATCCGTCACCCTGTATCTGTCACCCTGTATCTGTCACCCTGTATCTGTCACCCTGTATCCGTCACCCTGTATCTGTCACCCTGTATCTGTCACCCTGTATCTGTCACCCTTTATCCGTCACCCTGTATCCGTCACCCTGTATCTGTCACCCTGTATCCGTCACCCTGTATCCGTCACCCTGTATCCGTCACCCTGTATCTGTCACCCTTTATCCGTCACCCTGTATCTGTCACCCTGTATCTGTCACCCTTTATCTGTCACCCTGTATCCGTCACCCTGTATCTGTCACCCTATTATCCGTCACCCTGTATCTGTCACCCTTTATCTGTCACCCTGTATCCGTCACCCTGTATCTGTCACCCTGTATCTGTCACCCTGTATCCGTCACCCTGTATCCGTCACCCTGTATCCGTCACCCTGTATCTGTCACCCTGTATCTGTCACCCTGTATCTGTCACCCTGTATCTGTCACCCTATTATCCGTCACCCTGTATCTGTCACCCTTTATCTGTCACCCTGTATCCGTCACCCTGTATCTGTCACCCTGTATCTGTCACCCTGTATCCGTCACCCTGTATCCGTCACCCTGTATCCGTCACCCTGTATCCGTCACCCTGTATCTGTCATCCTGTATCTGTCATCCTGTATCTGTCACCCTGTATCTGTCATCCTGTATCTGTCACCCTGTATCTGTCACCCTGTATCCGTCACCCTGTATCTGACCAAATGTGATACCTACCTGTGTCAAAAAGACTAATGTCAAAGAGACTCATGTCATAGAGACTCATGTCATAGAGACTCATGTCAAAATTACTCATGTCATAAAGACTCATGTCAAAGAGACTCATGTCAAAGAGACTCATGTCAAAGAGACTCATGTCATAGAGACTCATGTCATAGAGACTCATGTCATAGAGACTTATGTCAAAGAGACTCATGTCAAAGAGACTCATGTCATAGAGACTCATGTCAAAGAGACTCATGTCAAAGAGACTCATATCAAAGAGACTCATGTCATAGAGACTCATGTCATAGAGACTCATGTCATAGAGACTCATGTCAAAGAGACTCATGTCAAAGAGACTCATGTCATAGAGACTCATGTCATAGAGACTCATGTCAAAGACTCATGTCAAAGAGACTCATATCATAGAGACTCATGTCATAGAGACTCATGTCATAGAGACTCATGTCAAAGACTCATGTCATAGAGACTCATGTCATAGAGACTCATGTCATAGAGACTCATGTCATAGAGACTCATGTCAAAGAGACTCATGTCAAAGAGACTCATGTCAAAGAGACTCATGTCATAGAGACTCATGTCAAAGAGACTCATGTCAAAGAGACTCATGTCAAAGAGACTCATGTCATAGAGACTCATGTCATAGAGACTCATGTCAAAGAGACTCATGTCATAGAGACTCATGTCATAGACTCATGTCAAAGAGACTCATGTCATAGAGACTCATGTCATAGACTCATGTCAAAGAGACTCATGTCATAGAGACTCATGTCAAAGAGACTCATGTCAAAGAGACTCATGTCAAAGAGACTCATGTCAAAGAGACTCATGTCATAGAGACTCATGTCATAGAGACTCATGTCAAAGAGACTCATGTCATAGAGACTCATGTCATAGAGACTCATGTCAAAGAGACTCATGTCAAAGAGACTCATGTCATAGAGACTCATGTCATAGAGACTCATGTCATAGAGACTCATGTCATAGAGACTCATGTCATAGAGACTCATGTCATAGAGACTCATGTCATAGAGACTCATGTCATAGAGACTCATGTCAAAGAGACTCATGTCATAGAGACTCATGTCATAAAGACTAATGTCATAGAGACTCATGTCATAGAGACACATGTCATAGAGACTCATGTCATAGAGACTCATGTCATAGAGACTCATGTCATAGAGTCCTTGGAAGAAAACTGTATTTGAAAGCTGAGTTGGATTAGTTCTATGGTATTAGTCTACATGTAGTTGCATTGTACTGTACATGAAATGTGCATATGCATAGCCTAAATATTGCTGTCCAGTTCACTGCTCTAAACCTGCTATTTTACACTGAACCAAATTATAAACATGTttcatcccagaaatgttccatacgcacaaaaagcttatttatttctctcaaattttgtgcacaaatttgtttacatccttgttagtaagcattttatgttttgtcaagataatctatccacctgacaggtgtggcatatcaagaagatgattaaacagcatgatcattacataggtgcaccttgtgctggagacaaaaaaaggccactaaaatgtgcagttttgtcacacaacacaatgccagtgtgtaactggcatgctgactgcaggaatgtccatcacaGCTGTTTCCAGAtactttaatgttaatttctctaccataagctgcctccaatgtcattttagagaatttggcagtacgtccaactgaaAACCGCAGACAACCACAGGACCTCCACAtacggcttcttcacctgagggatTGTCAgccgggggagggagggaggagtatttctgtctgtaaaaaagcccttttgtgggaaaaaatcattctgattggctgggcatgGCTctacagtgggtgggcctatggcctacagtgggtgggcctatggctctacagtgggtgggcctatggcctacagtgggtgggcctatggctctacagtgggtgggcctatggctctacagtgggtgggcctatggctctacagtgggtgggcctatggctctacagtgggtgggcctatggcctcccaggcccacccatggctgtgcccctgcccaatcatgtgaaatccatagattaggtcctaatgaatttatttcaattgactgatttccttatatgaactgtaactcagtaaaatctttgaaattgttgcattttatatttttgttcagtattttaAAAAAGAAAACATTTTAGATGAGCAGAAATGTTTATAAATAATTCATTTTAATGATAAAGTATGGAGTGCTTTGGAAGTTTAAACTTTATCCATATTTATTTTAAGGATATCATCAGTTTTGTTTTTCCTCTGAAATACCAAAGCACACCATTAACGAAAAGTGTCTTACAGTTAAAGGTATTAGAAGATACATTATAGCCACAGGTGGTTTCCGTTTAGTTTCGCCTCTGAAATACCACGGAACCTGATGTCACGCCATTCACGTGACATGTCCTGCGTTTAAAGAAGTTACACGGTTCCAACAGCTTATTAAAATACCCACAGCATTCTTCTGAAGCACATCTCTGTTTCGAAACGCTCTTCTGGCCCGATTCCCAACATAGAAGTGCGTAATTtcctcagtagttggtattccgACGCAATTTATGGAGGTGCTTAACAGGCTTTGCATGCGTGGTTCCCTTGGGCGTGCTCAATACATTCAAATCAACTGCtaaaaaccctcccacttgctggccaacagattttttgcatggagttttcattcaatagcgTTTTCAGCACATTTATcttaaactatccctttaaaaatggTATACCTTTAATAAGATATTCGTCGAAAGACTAGAATACATGTAGAGAACTGGTTCAGGgtattagggatcaatgaaagaaagccgAATAaatacacggagtgtacaaaacattaggaaaaaccttccaaatattgagttgcccccAGTTTCAGCACCAACTGGTAGATTTAACAAATATTCTGATCTTGTGGATTATTTAGGTTTAGGGAAGTATGAATCATTTAAAAAACAGGTTATGAGAGCCTTTACGCTCTAACGTTTTTTAAATTCATTCTGATAATTGTCATCTTCAGTTCTTATAAACCAATGGTAATGTTTAGTGTTTATATAATTATAAAAGGTAGAATAATGTACAATAGCAGGCTATACCCTCGTCTATTGCCTGCCCTAACCATGGAACTGTGTGATGACACAGACAAGTATTGCGGCATACGTCGGGTTCAAACTCTTTACGGCTTTGTCTGCGCTCCGCTCCGTAACGATTTAATTAGCCTGTCAACTGTGATTAATgatcctcagcaacaaccacatAACCGTGATGACGTTTACAAAGGAAGCAAATGAAGGTAAATGAAACAATGTAATTatatggaatgataatgtaggctaaCTAAAGGGAACTAACAGTACATTTGACCGTTTAATATGTGTTGTTATTAGGCCTATTGACTGTCCATACTAATAGCGGCTAATATGACAGAAATAGAAGACTGAGAAAGTCAGGGTTAGCCTATAAAACATTACAGAGTGCTCATCCCTGCAAGTTAAAAGGCctataacatttaaattaaagCATAACGGCACAGCATTTCATAAACTTTACTGTGGGaaagttgatatgttgatatgtttcagtttgcttccatgtgactcccatccaacctgagaaatcttgagaggatctgcagagaagaatgggagaaactccccaaatacaggtgttccaagcttgtagcgtcatacccaagaagactcgaggctgtaatcgctgccaaaggtgcttcaacaaagtactgagtaaagggcctgaatacttatgtaaatgtgatatttcagttgttttatttatttattttacctttcttaactaggcaagtcagttaagaacaaattcttacggccttggaacagtgggttaactgccttgttcaggggcagaacaacagatttttaccttgtcagctcaggggattcgatctttcggttactggtccaaccctctaaccactaggctacgctgcagcTGCCGTTTGAATTGGTAGACATTTGCTAAACataaattttaaaaaactgtttCCTACATTGTAATATTATAAATGTGTTGTATGTGTCATTGTAATTGTTTTTGCCTCCTCTTGGGCCCCCCACGGCTAAGCACCTGCATTAATCCCGCCCTGATCAGCACTTTCATTCACAGGGTGATCAGCATACTTTAACGAAAACGAACATTAAAACGAAATTAGCATACTTATTGCCTGCTGATGGGCCATCAACTGTGGGTGGGCTTTCCATTGTATTCTATCTGGTTAGGTAGGTTTGTACTACCAGAAGACACTTGGCCCAATGTGCAATCCGCAAGCATGTTGTCTGTGAACATTCAACACAGCCGCAATATATTTTCTATTAACTGATTTTGATTTCAAAATATCGAATCGAAAAATGCAACATATTGATATATAGATTTTCCATAATGGTGCCCATCACTAATGGGTTAATTTGATTGAATGAATGAATTTATCATAGTTTGTTAGACCATGAATTAAACTGCAACCTTGTTATTGGTGACTGtagatgtaacggatgtgaaacgcatAGCTAGTTAACGGTGGTgcacgctaaatagcgtttcaatcggtgacttcacttgctctgagaccttgaagtagtagttccccttgctctgcaagggccgtggcttttgtggagcgatgggtaacgatgcttcgtgggtgtcagttgttgatgtgtgcagaggagcCCAGGTATGCGCGAGGGGACGGTCTAGGTTATACTGTTAAATAGAGAATGAAATTAGTTTAACCTGAGTGTTGTTGATAGACCCTATCTTTAGTCATATTTACATCTCTTTTATCTACAGCCCCCAAAAATGTCTTTGGTGTTTCAAATACAGTTTATTGCGTTGGGTTCCAATGGCGTGGGTCGAGTAGAAAGGCATGCTGGGAATTTAGACCTCAGTACTCCATGAAATAACACCATATATAGATTCTACAGACTCTACTGAGCATTCCCAACCCCACTTTTATATTTGAACATAGAATAATAGTATTTTTTCCATAAGCCAATATGTCATTTATATGCCTATTGCATTGGGACTAGTCTCGCGTTGCCATACCCCCGTTGTTGTCgcacctccagtcctccagtcctccatgAAAATCCTCCATGAAATAACACCATAGATAGATTCTACAGACCCTGCTGAGTAATCCCAACCCCACCTTTACATCGGCATGTAGAATATAAAccaatatatcaaatcaaatcttatttgtcagatacacatgattagcagatgttaatgcgagtgtagcgaaatgcttgtgcttctagttccgacaatgcagtattaaccaacgagtaatctaacctaacaatttcacaacaactaccttatacacacaagtgtaaagggataaagaatatgtacataaagatatatgaattaGTGATGgtacggcataggcaagatacagtagatggtatcgagtacagtatatacatatgagatgagtaacgtagggtatgtaaacattataagaagtggcattgtttaaagtggctagtgatacatgtattacatagggtagcctagtggttagagcattggactagtaatcgaaaggttgcaagttcaaattcctgagctgacaaggtacaaaatctgtagttctgcccctgaacaggcagttaacccactgttcctaggccgtcattgaaaataagaatttgttcttaactgacttgcctagttaaataaaggtaaaaaaaatcaataaataaaaaatgtattaaagtggctggagttgagtcagtatgttggcagcagccactcaatgttagtggtggctgtttaacagtctgatggccttgagatagaagctatttttcagtctctctctcccagctttgatgcacctgtttctgacctcgccttctggatgttagcggggtgaacaggcagtggctcgggtggttgttgtccttgatgatctttattggGCTGTAATTCCCATACAGTGTATTTACAGTGAATAGAATGGGTGGAGTAAGGACTCATCAGTACTCTGTATTCAACGGGGTGGGCAGCACGAGACCAATTTACATTTCGCAGACTCTATGGAGTAAACctaattatatatatttgtatttgattttaaaaAGTGTATTTTAAATAGATCCAAATTAAATAGTTTTCAACGTGTACACTTTCTAAAGAAACGCTGTTATAAATAATACaagattaaaaaataaaatgtctaaATTatcaataaatatttttttttttaaagtggttGAATGCTGTGAAAAACAGCTGTACTACAAGTTTAGAACGTGTTTGCTGCGCTCGTACTGCCAGCATAATATCCTGCTGCTAGGAGAACGGTAATcgtgtagcctacacacacacacacacacacacacacacacacacacacggctgtagAAACAGGGAAGTGCTATTTAGAGCCGTGACGTTGAAGAAATCCCCGCCGTAACGTGTCCCGGACCGCCCACATTCTATAAAGGCAGAGATCGGCTCCTTACTATTATTATCTCTATCAACAACAAGATATACTGTACTCACTTCTGATTTAGCTTACTGCTGTCTAGGAGTCACACTGAGCTATAGCATACTCACAGCTATACGAACAACTATACAGCTATAATAGAAGCAAGCCGAGAAACGCAGCCATGAAGCTCGAATCAAGAAAATCGTCACTGAAAAGAACTGAGAGCCAGAAAGAGACCGTACCAAACAAAGGTAAGCAACATTTGACTGATTTATCTCTTAATTATACTCCATATGAACTAATTTTCCCAAGTCAAATGTCGCCTTCCTCTGTCCACCTGTATCTTTCGTAGGCTATGTAGCTAAAAATACTTTTATTTCCTGGGTTTTCAGATCAGAAAGCCATCATGGAATGTGCGCAACATCTGCGTAAAATCGGAGACCTGTTCAACCTGAAATACATCCTGGCGGATATGCGAGCTAAAATCTCAACGGATCCGAAAATCAAGTGAAATGGATACAGTAGCTGACTTTGATAGTAAAGTGGATCGAAATTGGATCATTATGCCTTAACGGGAAATGTGTTGCGGTCGTTGCAATGTGAAAAGTTTGTTACAATAACGCAAAGCCAATATGGACCTCACACGCCCATGCCCGGAGCTAGGCTACTCTCGGACCGGAGTATCTTTCTGGACGCTCCTTCAACAGAGACTGCCTTCTACGTCCCGGGACGCTGGTGGGTATTTGTTCATAGTCTAAGAGATATATACCACCGCCCTATTGGATTATTTAGGCCGGGAAAATGAAAACGGGCCGGGAAGCCGAAACAGAACATTTGGAGTAAAGAGAAGACAGGATAGCAAACCAACATGTAGACTAAAATAGAGACTAAAATAGTATATATTTGTTATCAAACGTTTGATTCTAATCGTCAGGGTATTTTATGCTGTCTGTTTTAAATTTGTTTGGTGATTGAGTTATGCTTATCTGTTTGAAAATAATTTTATGCTGTCTGTTTTAAGTTTGTTTGGTGATTTAAAATGTACTTATTTGTTTGAATATAATGTCAATAAATGTTTTGATTTCTTCTATTGTCATCAACGGATGTTGTTCTTCTTTCCATAGTAGGCCTCTATATCATAAAATACCTGGGTACTTCTGTTGACtgacagtgacattcaatacctccttgcacactcttgcctgcatctagctgatatagggtgtaatcattagtccaacagttgcaaaccagagtttctattggacaaattaaaGTACGGTTATccctgttttgttctgtttgcctttccaagccaaaccgttacacacagcctacatcgttgtcaccatattagctaaaaataAACGTcctagtcagcatagctaatataactaacacgttagtaaacttgctacaatcatgcagtaacgtaaatacaaaaagcttaccttgacttgaaagagttccagtgttgtgttggaaagtcatagccatctagctaacatagcatccctctgttatagccatctagctaacatagcatccctctgtgatagccatctagctaacatagcatccctctgttatagccatctagctaacatagcatccctctgttattgccatctagctaacatagcatccctctgtcatagccatctagctaacatagcatccctctgttatagccatctagctaacatagcatccctctgttatagccatctagctaacatagcatccctctgttatagccatctagctaacatagcatccctctattataatcagctagctaacatagcatccctctgttatagccatctagctaacatagcatccctctgttatagccatctagctaacatagcatccctctgttatagccatctagctaacatagcatccctctgttatagccatctagctaacatagcatccctctgttattgccatctagctaacatagcatccctctgtcatagccatctagctaacatagcatccctctgttatagccatctagctaacatagcatccctctgttatagccatctagctaacatagcatccctctgttatagccatctagctaacatagcatccctctattataatcagctagctaacatagcatccctctgttatagccatctagctaacatagcatccctctgttatagccatctagctaacatagcatccctctgttatagccatctagctaacatagcatccctctgttatagccatctagctaacatagcatccctctgttatagccatttagctaacatagcatccctctgttatagccatctagctaacatagcatccctctgttatagccatctagctaacagcatccctctgttatagccatctagctaacatagcatccctctattataatcagctagctaacatagcatccctctgttataaccagctagctaacatagcatccctctgttatagccagctagtttcagtaggctaaactagctagctgcattggctagctaagtaagtgaaactgaaagtgaaactGCCACTCTTTCTCTTGCTTCTCCTACATTTTGAAAGACATTAATTTGTTCAactgttgtctttctctttgagtcaactactcaccacagtTTACGCACTGCAATGCTgtctagctgtagcttatgctttcagtactatattaattatctgatcctttgattgggtggacaacatgtcagttcatgctgcaagagctctgataggctggaggaaGTCCTTCGGAAGTTGtcgtaattactgtgtaagtctatggaagggggtgagaaccatggtcctcctaggttttgtattgaagtcaatgtacccagaggaggacgaagTTAGTTATCCTATGGTGCCACCCTACAGAGTGTTCttgagactactgtagaccttcattgcaaaatagtgtgttttaatcagttatttggcgACGTGATTTTTATGAAATTAACTgtggaggatggtcctccccttcctcatctGAGGAACTTACACTTCTGTTTAGGTTAGAGGACTTTGGTTTGGAATAGGAAGCAAAATTGTCCTCAACTCCCAACTGTCAACTGTAGTGAGTAAACCCATGTCATAAACTGACTGGCAGGGGACCATTCAGCAACAGTATTACCCATGTGACCTGATGATGCGGTTATTTATTAACTCCTATGTCTGAAAATAGTTTGTTTACAATCTATATGACCTTTGGAAACCTGACATGAAGTTTAAAAGCAACTCAAATACTGTATTTGTTTACTCCAGACAACTCTTCCATGTCATCGATGTTTTCAAATCTAACACTAGGAAAATAAAGTGAGCTTAGAAAAGGGGATTTCAAGAAAATAAATTTGACCCAGATCTGTAAGATCTTGACCCCCTGACCCCCTGATTGTACCCATACCTCCAGACAGTGTACAGTTAAAAAAGACAATTGAACATACTTTAATGACACTGAAAATGTAAACATCATTTATTCAGATTTGTTACAATATTCCAAGTACAATTTATTTTTTAACAGAAATACCACATCCAGGATCTATTGATCCAGGATCTATTGATTATTGATCCAGGATCTATTGATTATTGATCCAGGATCTATTGATCCAGGATCTATTGATTATTGATCCAGGATCTATTGATTATTGATCCAGGATCTATTGATCCAGGATCTATTGATTATTGATCCAGGATCTATTGATCCAGGATCTATTAATTATTGATCCAGGATTTTTGATCCAGGATGTGATTCAGCCAGCCAGCTCTAGACCCATACTCATAAATCATCTCAGAGTAGTGAGTGCAGATCTAGGATCTGGCCCTCCCCCTGTCCATatcatcttattcattatgatctaggatcaggtcctccctgtccatataGTCATagtcattatgatctaggatcaggtcctccccctgtccatatcatcttattcattatgatctaggatcaggtcctccctgtccatataGTCATagtcattatgatctaggatcaggtcctcc is a window of Oncorhynchus kisutch isolate 150728-3 linkage group LG3, Okis_V2, whole genome shotgun sequence DNA encoding:
- the LOC109883280 gene encoding uncharacterized protein LOC109883280 — encoded protein: MKLESRKSSLKRTESQKETVPNKDQKAIMECAQHLRKIGDLFNLKYILADMRAKISTDPKIK